The following coding sequences are from one Granulicella sp. L56 window:
- a CDS encoding NarK/NasA family nitrate transporter produces MANLKAFMKSGHPPTLLAAFLYFDFSFAVWVLNGVMGPFISEQFHLTQGQVGLMVSVPTLAGAFMRFPLGVVSQYIGRKNAAIIEMSAIVIALLYGFFFVKTFHDVLAMGVLLGIAGASFGVALSLGSGWFPKQYKGLAMGIAGAGNSGTAVAALFAPRLATHYGWQHVYGFAAAMMLLPLIVMIVFAKEPPDIEHQSLSDHLKCLWEKDGWAFNLVYIITFGGFIGLATFLPSFFVKQFHVTKIQAGSLTVLATLTGSATRVLGGWFADRIGGITTLSVVFLIVIAGLFGLIASPSLLVTTLLFMLCFAALGAGNGATFQLVPLRWPITTAVAGGMIGEIGALGGGILPNLLGQSKQHTGSYSTGFIAYATLAFLILILLRIVSRRWMKTWVGAGGRALPDEKTLAIAAD; encoded by the coding sequence ATGGCAAATCTAAAAGCATTCATGAAATCCGGACACCCACCCACCCTACTCGCTGCCTTCCTCTACTTCGATTTCAGCTTCGCCGTCTGGGTCCTTAATGGAGTCATGGGTCCCTTCATCTCCGAGCAGTTCCACCTCACCCAGGGCCAGGTCGGCCTCATGGTCTCCGTCCCTACGCTCGCCGGAGCCTTCATGCGCTTCCCGCTCGGCGTCGTCTCGCAATACATCGGCAGAAAAAACGCCGCCATCATCGAGATGTCGGCCATCGTCATCGCCCTGCTCTACGGCTTCTTCTTCGTCAAAACCTTCCACGACGTCCTGGCCATGGGCGTCCTGCTCGGCATCGCCGGAGCCAGCTTCGGCGTCGCGCTCTCGCTCGGCTCAGGCTGGTTCCCCAAGCAGTACAAAGGCCTCGCCATGGGCATCGCCGGAGCAGGCAACAGCGGCACCGCCGTCGCCGCACTCTTCGCTCCGCGCCTCGCCACCCACTACGGCTGGCAGCACGTCTATGGCTTCGCCGCGGCGATGATGCTGCTTCCCCTCATCGTCATGATCGTCTTCGCCAAAGAGCCGCCAGACATCGAGCACCAAAGCCTCAGCGATCATCTCAAGTGCCTCTGGGAAAAAGATGGCTGGGCCTTCAATCTCGTCTACATCATCACCTTCGGCGGCTTCATTGGCCTGGCCACATTCCTGCCATCGTTCTTCGTCAAGCAGTTTCACGTAACTAAAATCCAAGCCGGAAGCCTCACCGTCCTCGCCACCCTCACCGGCAGCGCCACCCGCGTTCTCGGCGGCTGGTTCGCCGATCGCATCGGCGGCATCACCACACTCTCTGTCGTCTTCCTCATCGTCATCGCCGGACTCTTCGGCCTCATCGCATCGCCCTCGCTGCTCGTCACCACGTTGCTCTTCATGCTCTGCTTCGCCGCTCTGGGTGCGGGCAACGGAGCCACCTTCCAACTCGTCCCGCTGCGCTGGCCCATCACCACGGCAGTCGCTGGCGGCATGATCGGCGAAATCGGCGCGCTCGGCGGCGGCATTCTGCCCAACCTCCTCGGCCAATCCAAACAACACACCGGCTCCTACTCCACCGGCTTCATCGCCTACGCCACGCTTGCATTCCTTATCCTCATCCTGTTGCGCATCGTCTCTCGCCGTTGGATGAAGACCTGGGTCGGCGCAGGCGGACGCGCGCTCCCTGACGAAAAAACCTTGGCCATCGCAGCAGACTAG
- a CDS encoding TlpA disulfide reductase family protein, with the protein MIIKKRTIQTLASMMLCCLITTAYAKRIPNLEAKNLSGAPEKVEALRGSIAVINFWATWCGPCKEEMPRLAKLKDEYSAKGVRFVAISVDEPKSRAKIEPFLKLQNIDMEVWVGGNLDMLTRAGLGNVLPATIIIDQQGEIIGRIMGEAKDEDIKSRLDWLLNGRQGPAPEPSLKRY; encoded by the coding sequence ATGATCATCAAAAAGAGAACGATCCAAACCCTAGCGTCGATGATGCTCTGTTGCCTGATAACAACGGCGTATGCCAAGCGTATTCCTAACCTCGAAGCTAAAAACCTCTCGGGTGCACCCGAAAAAGTTGAGGCTCTGCGCGGTTCGATAGCCGTCATCAATTTCTGGGCTACATGGTGCGGCCCCTGCAAAGAAGAGATGCCCCGCTTAGCGAAGCTGAAGGATGAGTACTCTGCCAAAGGCGTTCGCTTTGTAGCAATCTCTGTCGACGAGCCAAAGAGCAGAGCCAAGATCGAACCCTTCCTCAAGCTCCAGAACATTGACATGGAGGTTTGGGTTGGCGGAAATCTCGACATGCTCACGCGTGCCGGACTGGGCAACGTGCTCCCCGCCACAATCATCATCGACCAGCAGGGCGAGATCATCGGCCGCATTATGGGCGAGGCCAAAGATGAAGACATCAAAAGCCGTCTGGACTGGCTTCTGAATGGGCGGCAAGGCCCCGCACCCGAACCATCTCTGAAGCGTTACTAA
- a CDS encoding pyridoxal phosphate-dependent aminotransferase: MPSTTSNLRVSQISPLIIQSEIRSMSVECDRVGGINLAQGICDTDLPTSVADEAIEAIRTGQNIYTRLDGIAPLRQTIAAKLQRHNNITADPDSEILVTSGATGALYATSLALLNPGDEVILFEPFYGYHVSSMISMRVQPVIVPLAPPNWQLNLDTLRQSITPRTRAIILNTPSNPSGKVFSAAELQSIADLAIEHDLFVITDEIYEYFLYDGARHISIATLPGMADRTITVSGLSKTFSITGWRVGYLTASAKWIPSIGYFHDLTYICSPAPLQCGSVAGLTQLSESFYESLSTEYQQKRDQLCQALTEAGLPPSIPAGAYYILADVSRVPGNTAQKKARNLLAATGVAAVAGTAFFAEGRGENILRFCFGKKPEALDRACEALKTL, from the coding sequence ATGCCCTCCACCACATCCAACCTCCGCGTCAGTCAGATCTCCCCACTCATCATCCAGTCTGAGATCCGCTCCATGTCGGTCGAGTGCGACCGCGTCGGTGGCATCAACCTCGCGCAAGGCATCTGCGACACCGATCTGCCGACCTCTGTCGCAGACGAGGCAATCGAAGCCATTCGTACCGGCCAGAATATCTACACGCGCCTCGACGGCATCGCACCTCTACGCCAAACCATTGCCGCAAAGCTCCAGCGCCACAACAACATCACCGCCGATCCCGACTCCGAAATACTCGTCACGTCAGGCGCAACGGGTGCCCTCTACGCCACCAGCCTCGCGCTGCTCAATCCCGGCGACGAAGTCATCCTCTTCGAGCCTTTCTACGGCTACCACGTCAGCAGCATGATCTCCATGCGAGTGCAACCCGTCATCGTTCCGCTCGCACCGCCGAACTGGCAGCTCAATCTCGACACCCTCCGCCAAAGCATCACCCCGCGCACCCGCGCCATCATCCTCAACACACCATCGAATCCATCCGGCAAAGTCTTCAGCGCCGCCGAGCTCCAATCCATCGCAGATCTCGCTATCGAGCACGATCTCTTCGTCATCACCGACGAGATCTATGAGTACTTCCTCTACGACGGCGCTCGCCACATCAGCATCGCGACGCTGCCCGGCATGGCTGACCGCACCATCACCGTCTCCGGTCTCTCCAAAACCTTCAGCATCACCGGCTGGCGCGTCGGCTACCTCACCGCCAGCGCAAAGTGGATACCCTCCATCGGCTACTTCCACGACCTCACCTACATCTGCAGCCCCGCGCCGCTGCAATGCGGAAGCGTCGCCGGCCTCACCCAGCTCTCCGAATCCTTCTACGAAAGCCTCTCCACTGAGTACCAACAAAAGCGCGACCAACTCTGCCAGGCCCTCACCGAAGCCGGACTTCCGCCATCGATCCCCGCCGGGGCCTACTACATCCTCGCCGACGTCAGCCGCGTTCCCGGCAACACCGCGCAGAAGAAGGCTCGCAACCTGCTCGCCGCTACCGGTGTAGCCGCCGTAGCAGGAACCGCCTTCTTCGCCGAAGGACGAGGCGAAAACATCCTCCGCTTCTGCTTCGGGAAAAAACCCGAAGCCCTCGACCGCGCCTGCGAAGCGCTAAAAACCCTTTAG
- a CDS encoding glycoside hydrolase family 31 protein, with product MQSLPNASHARKTLSFWCTVLCLLTLIGVKAQAQEKVVLSRGEATVMLEPYAPNIVRVTLSLNKADAVSAPGYGITASPSATGWSQESGKSGDVFKSDRIVVTVGPSGHWTPTGTAADIAKFFNGSTPGVGISFKTPDGKPILSMQGWQMSVPNHKDGNADILYDRRPTDREFFQVGASFHSPKDEHYYGLGQNQEGYMDRRGHVVRCAHDYNAPAGQSVCVPFVVTNYGYGLMWDNPSRTTVAFGFNDSTRWTSDVGQRVSFFVIAGKTYDEIYEGYRQLTGSTPMLPKSAYGYIQCKQRYTSQKEVLDVAKGYRERHLPADVMVVDWFYYTKMGQMDMDPAKWPDPTAMNRELHAMGFHSMISVWPRFVPGSRFYDMILKNGWFEHLADGTPTNGLPYDRAGSDIDTTNPDAAKWYWDTVRDNFVSKGFDAFWADETEPDLPPNGSYFHGGPGTEFFNVYPLFHTAAFYNGFRQDLKTRALILSRDAYLGAQHNGAIFWSSDIAPNWDTLKRQVPTGINFVASGMPYWSTDIGGWQYLPAYHKPEHPPLLDPSDARDNVGHYDDYPELYTRWFEYGAFQPNFRSHGSRKHNEVWSYGKQAEPILEKYLRLRYELMPYIYSLGYMTHETGAPFMRGLFMDFPNDEKVANIGDEYMFGPAFLVAPVTEQGATTRSVYLPAGTDWYNFWTNERLHGGQRVTVAAPIDTLPLFVRAGSIVPLGEAVESTNEVQKIAKVRVYPGADGDFQLYSDDGTTYDYEKGKDEIAHLHWSDAAGKLTSAGAKAWTKPDAEIVEVVGK from the coding sequence ATGCAATCACTGCCGAACGCCTCGCACGCGCGTAAGACCCTCTCTTTCTGGTGCACTGTCCTCTGCCTTCTGACTCTCATTGGAGTCAAGGCGCAAGCGCAGGAGAAGGTGGTGCTGAGTCGCGGCGAAGCGACGGTGATGCTGGAGCCTTATGCTCCAAACATTGTGCGCGTCACTTTGAGCTTGAATAAGGCCGACGCTGTCAGCGCTCCGGGATATGGGATTACGGCCAGTCCTTCGGCCACCGGTTGGTCGCAGGAGAGCGGCAAGAGCGGCGATGTCTTCAAGTCCGATCGCATCGTGGTGACGGTCGGCCCGAGTGGCCATTGGACTCCTACCGGGACGGCTGCCGATATTGCGAAGTTCTTCAATGGCTCGACGCCGGGTGTGGGGATCTCGTTCAAGACACCGGATGGCAAGCCGATTTTGAGTATGCAGGGATGGCAGATGTCGGTGCCGAACCACAAGGACGGCAACGCGGATATTCTTTATGACCGGCGACCGACTGACCGCGAGTTTTTTCAGGTAGGGGCTTCGTTCCATTCGCCTAAGGATGAACATTACTACGGACTGGGTCAGAACCAGGAAGGATATATGGACCGCCGCGGACACGTCGTTCGCTGCGCGCATGATTACAACGCGCCAGCGGGGCAGAGCGTTTGTGTTCCTTTTGTAGTTACAAATTATGGCTATGGGTTGATGTGGGACAATCCTTCGCGGACGACGGTGGCGTTTGGTTTTAATGATTCGACGCGCTGGACCTCGGATGTGGGGCAGCGGGTTTCGTTTTTTGTGATTGCAGGCAAGACGTATGACGAGATCTATGAAGGGTACAGGCAGCTGACTGGATCTACGCCGATGCTGCCGAAGTCGGCTTATGGCTATATCCAGTGCAAGCAGCGGTACACGTCGCAGAAGGAGGTGCTGGATGTCGCGAAGGGGTATCGCGAGCGGCATCTGCCTGCGGATGTGATGGTGGTGGATTGGTTCTATTACACCAAGATGGGGCAGATGGATATGGACCCGGCGAAGTGGCCTGATCCGACGGCGATGAATCGCGAGCTTCATGCGATGGGCTTTCATAGCATGATCAGCGTGTGGCCACGGTTCGTTCCGGGGTCGCGGTTCTATGACATGATCTTGAAGAATGGCTGGTTCGAACATCTGGCGGATGGAACGCCTACGAATGGCCTGCCCTATGATCGTGCGGGATCGGACATCGATACGACGAACCCCGATGCGGCGAAGTGGTATTGGGATACGGTTCGCGACAACTTTGTGAGCAAGGGCTTCGATGCGTTCTGGGCGGATGAGACGGAGCCCGATCTGCCGCCGAATGGAAGCTACTTTCATGGGGGGCCGGGAACGGAGTTCTTCAATGTCTATCCGCTGTTTCATACGGCTGCGTTTTATAACGGGTTTCGTCAGGACCTGAAGACGCGTGCGTTGATTCTTTCGCGCGATGCTTATCTGGGAGCGCAACATAATGGTGCGATCTTCTGGTCTTCGGATATCGCTCCTAATTGGGACACGTTGAAGAGGCAGGTGCCTACGGGAATTAATTTTGTGGCGTCGGGGATGCCTTATTGGAGCACGGATATTGGTGGGTGGCAGTATCTGCCTGCTTATCACAAGCCGGAGCATCCTCCGCTGCTTGATCCTTCGGATGCGCGGGACAACGTAGGGCACTACGACGACTATCCCGAGTTATATACGCGGTGGTTTGAGTATGGTGCGTTTCAACCGAACTTCCGCAGCCATGGAAGCCGCAAGCATAACGAGGTCTGGTCGTATGGCAAGCAGGCGGAGCCGATACTGGAGAAGTATCTGCGGCTGCGCTATGAGTTGATGCCTTATATCTACTCGCTGGGTTATATGACGCATGAGACGGGCGCGCCCTTTATGCGCGGGCTGTTCATGGACTTTCCGAACGACGAGAAGGTCGCGAATATTGGTGATGAGTATATGTTTGGCCCGGCGTTCCTGGTTGCTCCGGTGACGGAACAGGGGGCGACGACGCGTTCGGTCTATCTGCCTGCGGGAACGGACTGGTATAACTTCTGGACCAATGAGCGGCTGCATGGCGGACAGCGTGTGACGGTGGCTGCGCCGATCGATACGCTTCCGCTGTTTGTGCGGGCGGGATCGATTGTGCCGTTGGGCGAAGCTGTGGAGAGCACGAACGAGGTGCAGAAGATTGCCAAGGTTCGTGTTTATCCGGGCGCAGATGGGGACTTCCAGTTGTACAGCGACGATGGCACGACGTATGACTATGAGAAGGGCAAGGATGAGATCGCTCATCTGCATTGGTCGGATGCTGCGGGGAAGTTGACTTCGGCGGGTGCGAAGGCGTGGACGAAGCCGGATGCGGAGATTGTTGAGGTGGTGGGTAAGTAG
- a CDS encoding alpha/beta fold hydrolase — MNRRNFLVQAAAFASAVPVACAQPSTGKTTKGRPMTEKANVPLTTIHRVQADGISVFYREAGPADAPVVLLLHGFPTSSFQYRELIPRLADKYRVIAPDLPGFGFTEVPAERNYKYNFDALAKTVEAFTEALHLNRYALYVFDYGAPTGLRVAMAHPERVTAIVSQNGNAYEEGLGDAWAPSQRYWRNPTQENRDAMREGLTLEGIRFQYTHGTPDPAAIAPEGYTLDAALIERPGKADIQLDLFLDYANNVKLYPAFQEYFRKSKSPLLAIWGKNDPFFIPPGAEAFKRDLPNATVQFLDTGHFALESHVEVIAAAMRQFLANAVA; from the coding sequence GTGAACCGTCGCAACTTCCTCGTGCAGGCTGCTGCCTTCGCCAGTGCAGTTCCCGTAGCCTGTGCGCAACCCTCAACCGGAAAAACCACGAAAGGAAGACCTATGACCGAAAAAGCAAACGTTCCACTTACCACCATCCATCGTGTTCAAGCCGATGGCATCAGCGTCTTCTACCGCGAAGCTGGCCCCGCCGATGCTCCGGTGGTGCTGCTGTTGCATGGTTTTCCTACGTCGTCGTTTCAGTATCGCGAGCTAATTCCTCGCCTCGCCGACAAATACCGAGTCATCGCGCCCGACCTGCCGGGCTTCGGCTTCACTGAGGTTCCTGCCGAGCGCAACTACAAGTACAACTTCGATGCGCTGGCAAAGACGGTGGAAGCTTTTACGGAGGCGCTGCACCTCAATCGTTACGCGCTGTATGTCTTCGACTACGGTGCTCCCACTGGCCTGCGGGTAGCGATGGCGCATCCTGAGCGCGTGACCGCGATCGTGTCGCAGAACGGCAATGCTTACGAAGAAGGCCTGGGCGATGCCTGGGCTCCCAGCCAGCGGTACTGGCGCAATCCGACGCAGGAGAATCGCGACGCCATGCGCGAAGGGTTGACTCTTGAGGGAATTCGCTTTCAGTACACCCACGGCACGCCTGATCCCGCGGCGATTGCGCCCGAGGGCTATACGCTTGATGCGGCTCTGATTGAGCGTCCCGGCAAGGCGGACATTCAACTCGACCTCTTCCTTGACTATGCCAACAATGTGAAGCTCTACCCGGCCTTTCAGGAGTACTTCCGCAAATCGAAGTCTCCGCTGCTGGCTATCTGGGGCAAGAACGATCCCTTCTTTATTCCGCCGGGAGCTGAGGCTTTTAAGCGTGATCTTCCGAATGCGACGGTACAGTTTCTCGATACAGGTCACTTCGCTTTGGAGAGTCATGTTGAAGTGATCGCTGCTGCGATGCGGCAGTTTCTTGCGAATGCCGTGGCCTGA